One genomic window of Pelagicoccus enzymogenes includes the following:
- a CDS encoding DUF2264 domain-containing protein, whose product MDTKELTPRFFDHADVRRDAVPASFRTWQNHARSLMEPLVALMEPGKAQLDIEGMASDHDANADRLEALARPFVLFCHWERSTKAYQDERDASLLAKSKAWFREALLIGSDPESDQFFGYSANFHQHSVEMGLLVIGLELSRDWLWDELSASERERILSWLESDVGNGHHWNNHMFFGIFVLEFLQREGRLREAYRGVVDRWFEELEGMYADEGWYMDGMNQAFDFYNAYAWHYYSMWWVALYGESDTGRCDRFKVRTRRFLQDYPAFFADSGEHPAFGRSIAYRFNATAPFGLAQAMGALPMEAAAARGLCQRSLEFFLSKPIAQSQGCLSLGWYDEFLPMVEVYSTGGSPYWAAKAFSPLLLSPDDPFWAEDEAGSEGGSARSAIALKAPCLIVRKADREVEIINAGSQIASTNTRFGPHKWGRLSYKSAWGFALAKDASLYPFDGGLTAQKRGSEIVYGRHYTAPFSIEEDRMGCLYSLGGKLEQFQVSVETRVWWKGNWQLIVHRAIAKDAATLRHGSYALPVSNDQEARLSESFPMVSASNGSQGVALYSLCGFGNASYDNRLKEADGPRRHIQTPFHATAILEAELGANETRDLALLHWAGTNEEEGQAWAVSSLSEGLWKLEHPLLGEWTVEDDSLPSVD is encoded by the coding sequence AGATGTCCGCCGCGATGCGGTGCCTGCGTCCTTTAGGACTTGGCAGAATCATGCCCGGTCCTTGATGGAGCCGCTTGTCGCGTTGATGGAGCCAGGCAAGGCGCAGCTCGACATAGAAGGAATGGCCAGCGACCACGACGCCAATGCCGATCGCTTGGAGGCGCTTGCTCGGCCCTTCGTTCTTTTTTGTCACTGGGAGCGTTCCACCAAGGCGTACCAAGACGAAAGGGATGCAAGCTTGTTGGCGAAGTCCAAGGCTTGGTTTCGCGAAGCGTTGTTGATTGGAAGCGACCCCGAGTCGGATCAGTTTTTTGGATACTCAGCCAATTTCCATCAGCACTCCGTGGAAATGGGTTTGTTGGTCATTGGCCTGGAGTTGAGCCGCGATTGGCTATGGGATGAGCTTTCCGCGAGCGAACGTGAAAGAATTCTTTCGTGGCTCGAGTCGGATGTGGGAAATGGGCACCATTGGAACAACCACATGTTCTTCGGTATTTTCGTGCTCGAGTTTTTGCAGCGCGAAGGACGCCTCCGCGAAGCCTATCGTGGAGTGGTAGACCGCTGGTTCGAGGAGCTGGAAGGGATGTACGCGGACGAAGGCTGGTACATGGACGGTATGAACCAAGCCTTCGATTTCTACAATGCCTACGCCTGGCACTACTACAGCATGTGGTGGGTGGCCTTGTATGGCGAATCGGATACGGGGCGTTGCGATCGATTCAAGGTTCGGACGCGTCGCTTCTTGCAGGATTATCCCGCCTTTTTCGCCGATAGCGGAGAGCATCCAGCATTTGGTCGATCCATCGCTTATCGCTTCAATGCCACCGCTCCTTTTGGATTGGCTCAAGCGATGGGAGCTTTGCCGATGGAGGCAGCCGCGGCCCGCGGCCTCTGCCAGAGAAGCCTCGAGTTTTTCCTCTCCAAGCCGATCGCCCAAAGCCAAGGCTGCCTGTCGCTCGGTTGGTACGACGAATTTCTTCCTATGGTCGAAGTGTACTCGACAGGAGGTTCGCCCTATTGGGCGGCCAAGGCTTTTTCGCCGCTGCTCCTCTCGCCGGACGATCCGTTCTGGGCGGAAGATGAGGCTGGTTCGGAAGGTGGAAGCGCTAGATCGGCTATCGCTTTGAAGGCGCCGTGCTTGATCGTGCGAAAGGCCGATCGGGAGGTCGAAATCATCAATGCCGGCTCGCAAATCGCCTCCACCAATACGCGTTTCGGCCCCCACAAATGGGGTCGCCTCAGCTACAAAAGCGCTTGGGGATTTGCCTTGGCCAAGGATGCCTCCCTGTATCCGTTCGACGGAGGATTGACGGCTCAGAAACGAGGATCGGAGATTGTTTACGGGCGCCACTACACAGCTCCCTTTTCCATCGAGGAAGATCGCATGGGCTGCCTTTACAGTTTGGGCGGTAAGCTCGAGCAGTTTCAGGTTTCGGTGGAAACTCGGGTTTGGTGGAAGGGGAATTGGCAATTGATCGTGCATCGGGCGATCGCCAAGGATGCTGCTACGCTTCGCCATGGAAGTTATGCTTTGCCTGTTTCAAATGATCAGGAGGCGCGTTTGTCCGAGTCTTTTCCGATGGTGTCGGCGAGCAACGGAAGTCAGGGGGTCGCTCTGTATTCGCTTTGTGGATTCGGCAATGCCAGCTACGATAATCGCTTGAAGGAAGCGGATGGACCGCGTCGCCACATTCAAACGCCATTTCATGCAACTGCGATCTTGGAGGCTGAATTGGGCGCCAACGAGACGCGGGATTTGGCGCTCCTGCACTGGGCAGGAACGAACGAGGAAGAGGGACAGGCTTGGGCTGTGAGTTCGCTGAGCGAGGGGCTTTGGAAGTTAGAGCACCCATTGCTGGGCGAGTGGACCGTGGAAGACGACTCTCTTCCGAGTGTAGATTGA
- a CDS encoding SDR family NAD(P)-dependent oxidoreductase has translation MISEKLKGKRVLVTAGAQGIGEAITRRFIEAGAHVAVHYFSSDTVARSLVELAESKGLKAVAVQGDLSKREDAKRVASEVRSALGGLDVLVNNAGSLIGRRDLSDIEDAFWKSVWDVNVTSNFLITQAVLDLLVENEGSSIVNLSSLAGRKGGHAGSIVYSAAKGGILTWTRSLATELGPKGVRVNAVAPGLILGTSFHNTHTTQESADATVRSLPLERAGNPDDVARAVLFLASEYDGFISGATLDINGGVYGC, from the coding sequence ATGATATCTGAGAAGTTAAAGGGTAAGCGCGTACTGGTGACAGCAGGGGCGCAAGGAATTGGAGAGGCGATCACGCGACGCTTTATTGAAGCGGGCGCCCATGTGGCGGTTCACTATTTTTCCAGTGACACGGTGGCTCGATCATTGGTCGAGCTGGCCGAGTCGAAGGGCTTGAAGGCGGTGGCGGTACAAGGCGATCTTAGCAAGCGCGAGGATGCGAAGCGGGTTGCGTCCGAGGTAAGGTCCGCTTTGGGCGGCCTCGACGTATTGGTCAACAATGCCGGCTCCTTGATCGGCCGCCGCGATTTAAGCGATATCGAAGACGCGTTCTGGAAGTCGGTTTGGGATGTCAACGTGACTTCGAATTTCCTGATTACCCAAGCGGTGCTCGATCTCCTGGTGGAGAACGAGGGGAGCAGTATCGTAAACCTCTCGTCCTTGGCGGGCCGCAAAGGCGGACACGCAGGGTCGATCGTCTACTCGGCGGCGAAGGGAGGAATCCTTACTTGGACGCGGTCGCTTGCCACGGAGCTTGGACCCAAAGGGGTGAGGGTGAACGCGGTGGCTCCCGGTCTGATCTTGGGAACCTCTTTTCACAACACGCACACGACGCAAGAGTCGGCGGACGCAACGGTTCGCTCGCTCCCGCTCGAGCGAGCGGGCAATCCGGACGACGTGGCTCGAGCGGTTCTGTTCTTAGCTTCTGAATACGACGGTTTCATTAGTGGCGCGACTTTGGACATCAACGGAGGCGTGTATGGCTGCTAA
- a CDS encoding heparinase II/III domain-containing protein translates to MAAKTISLVLAGAWACAAAFGLDEEEFYHTYDGFELPAEVVMPEEEVHPSLWFSEQEIWAISQKRSGDEVSRAYWEAVLNSEYVLAQLPPIPRLEDEKQVVHKYYGTLTQVAAYNAFLYQVSNDDKKQAYLEKAVEALKRGYAGPLYQLDPIVKGSAVDEIYQGVWAQNFAAAYDWVQPALSAEDDALIRGHLVEHARYMYENLWSWASSPHNHLSKPAWGLGSTALCLSDHPEAKAWLERAVAASNANTRYFFSGDGIYREGSHYYIFSMINFLPFLYHYENTSGYNAFGPFQPAFEWPVLTRNGKGWMPNFEDSFIRPYPSQLVAKAYRYAPTRLHTEAPLSEVLQWNFRNTDYEAFDKSEERSGFNYTGASWDYPKALVEYLCYEPSIAATAPDVAPVQFLGSGQSVFRSDWKSGDPKSRTLIFQGVAEADNHEHYDHLSFVLHAENQMMSSDAGYTRKSYGEPMRKEWYLTAEAHNVVLANGEAPVDVAANLAPLSRSQLMSPFFSSEIKQAPYAAGGSHQRLVAMLEGDRFAILDLVELPEPGRMEIVMHGGRASLDRGEELMAWTYQDDDYGPAAGLRQWFWGKGFKTKELAGELTYIKGDYAAFPYVKHEKQGANGLGLTLLDPVAKSEVGVDYAYERKSDTTIVVRNSEGSEWIAANATRARIGEGGWESDALFTFVRSGTEGRLRAAAVEATYLRVGEGVEFEFNGPVTMATETSRNGVYFYFSTSVPLQGIARCGGKVYRLDLSDSGLVVFR, encoded by the coding sequence ATGGCTGCTAAAACGATTTCACTAGTATTGGCGGGTGCCTGGGCATGTGCCGCGGCGTTCGGTTTGGACGAGGAAGAGTTTTACCATACCTACGACGGTTTCGAGCTTCCGGCGGAAGTTGTCATGCCGGAGGAAGAGGTGCACCCATCGCTTTGGTTCTCGGAGCAAGAGATCTGGGCGATCTCCCAAAAGCGTTCCGGCGACGAGGTGTCCAGGGCCTATTGGGAGGCTGTTTTGAACAGCGAGTACGTGTTGGCCCAACTTCCCCCGATCCCAAGGCTGGAGGACGAAAAGCAGGTTGTGCACAAGTACTACGGAACCTTGACGCAGGTTGCGGCCTACAACGCCTTCCTGTATCAAGTGAGCAATGACGACAAGAAGCAGGCTTACCTCGAGAAGGCGGTGGAAGCCTTGAAGCGCGGATACGCGGGACCGCTTTACCAGCTCGATCCTATCGTGAAAGGCAGCGCGGTGGATGAGATCTACCAAGGGGTTTGGGCCCAGAACTTCGCGGCCGCTTACGACTGGGTGCAACCGGCTCTGTCAGCTGAAGACGATGCACTGATTCGAGGGCACTTGGTGGAGCATGCCCGTTATATGTACGAGAACCTTTGGTCTTGGGCCAGCAGCCCGCACAACCATCTTTCCAAGCCCGCATGGGGATTGGGCAGCACGGCATTGTGCTTGTCGGACCATCCGGAGGCCAAGGCTTGGCTTGAGCGAGCGGTGGCCGCCTCGAACGCGAATACGCGCTATTTCTTCAGTGGAGACGGCATCTATCGCGAGGGATCGCACTACTATATTTTCTCGATGATCAACTTTCTGCCGTTTCTCTATCATTACGAGAACACGAGCGGATACAACGCGTTTGGGCCTTTCCAGCCAGCCTTCGAGTGGCCCGTCTTGACCCGCAACGGCAAGGGGTGGATGCCAAACTTCGAGGACAGTTTCATTCGTCCCTATCCATCGCAGCTGGTCGCGAAGGCGTATCGTTACGCTCCGACCCGATTGCACACCGAGGCTCCTCTTTCTGAGGTGTTGCAGTGGAATTTTCGGAACACGGACTATGAAGCCTTCGACAAGTCCGAGGAGCGTTCGGGCTTCAACTACACGGGAGCGAGCTGGGATTATCCAAAGGCCCTTGTCGAATACCTCTGTTATGAGCCCAGCATCGCGGCGACGGCTCCGGACGTGGCCCCGGTGCAGTTTTTGGGCTCGGGGCAAAGCGTGTTTCGCAGCGACTGGAAATCGGGCGACCCGAAGTCGCGTACCCTGATTTTTCAGGGTGTCGCGGAGGCTGACAATCACGAGCACTACGACCACTTGAGCTTCGTCTTGCATGCGGAAAATCAAATGATGTCGTCGGACGCTGGATACACGAGGAAGAGTTACGGCGAGCCAATGCGCAAGGAGTGGTATCTGACGGCCGAGGCTCACAACGTCGTTTTGGCGAATGGCGAGGCCCCGGTCGATGTCGCGGCGAATTTGGCTCCATTGTCGCGTTCGCAGCTGATGTCGCCTTTTTTCTCCAGCGAGATAAAGCAGGCTCCCTACGCGGCGGGGGGCAGTCACCAGCGTTTGGTCGCGATGCTGGAAGGGGATCGCTTCGCTATCTTGGATTTGGTTGAATTGCCGGAGCCGGGACGCATGGAAATCGTGATGCACGGCGGGCGAGCGAGCCTGGATCGCGGCGAGGAGCTGATGGCCTGGACGTATCAAGACGACGACTACGGACCGGCTGCTGGATTGAGGCAGTGGTTCTGGGGAAAAGGGTTTAAGACGAAAGAGCTCGCTGGCGAGCTGACCTACATCAAGGGCGATTACGCCGCCTTTCCGTACGTGAAGCATGAGAAGCAGGGAGCGAACGGCCTCGGGCTGACGCTCTTGGACCCCGTTGCTAAAAGCGAAGTGGGCGTCGATTACGCCTATGAACGAAAGTCGGATACCACGATCGTGGTTCGCAACAGCGAAGGAAGCGAGTGGATCGCGGCCAACGCCACTCGGGCGAGAATCGGCGAAGGCGGCTGGGAGTCTGACGCCTTGTTCACTTTTGTGAGATCAGGAACGGAAGGTCGGCTGCGGGCAGCTGCGGTAGAGGCTACTTACCTCCGCGTCGGCGAGGGCGTCGAATTTGAGTTCAATGGTCCGGTTACGATGGCTACGGAAACGAGCAGGAATGGCGTCTACTTTTATTTCTCCACCTCGGTTCCGCTCCAAGGCATCGCTCGTTGCGGGGGAAAAGTTTATCGACTCGACCTAAGCGATAGCGGTTTAGTGGTCTTCCGATGA
- a CDS encoding sugar phosphate isomerase/epimerase family protein has product MKLAFTTLACPGWDLETIIDSAADYGFDGIDFRGTSEGIDVTTQSAFTTGIEATRKRIEDKGLVVSGVSSSIRICDTDKFGSNLEEAKRTIPVALALGAKQVRVFGYGDEDASTEDRVRQGVRCMGAILELDGADQIDWLLEMHDYWVASSDCRLLIDGVDHPRFQILWDIGHTTRIGTESPMETFAALGSRIPCVHLKDAIFDENQEFAMKDGWRYALPGRGQLPLKEAVSVLQSVGYQGWYVFEHEKRWHADLEEPEVALPAYVAWMRSLG; this is encoded by the coding sequence ATGAAGTTAGCATTTACGACCTTGGCGTGTCCCGGTTGGGACTTGGAGACAATTATCGATAGCGCGGCCGATTACGGCTTCGATGGTATTGATTTTCGTGGAACCAGCGAGGGGATAGACGTGACGACGCAATCCGCTTTCACCACGGGTATCGAGGCGACGCGTAAACGCATCGAGGACAAGGGGCTAGTGGTTAGCGGCGTGAGTTCGAGTATCCGCATTTGCGATACCGACAAGTTTGGAAGCAACTTGGAAGAGGCCAAGCGGACGATTCCGGTGGCTTTAGCCCTCGGCGCCAAGCAAGTCCGCGTTTTTGGATACGGCGACGAAGACGCCTCGACCGAAGACCGCGTGCGGCAGGGAGTGCGATGCATGGGCGCGATCTTGGAGTTGGATGGGGCGGATCAAATCGACTGGCTGCTGGAGATGCACGACTATTGGGTCGCCTCCTCGGATTGCCGCTTGCTGATCGACGGGGTGGACCATCCCCGTTTTCAAATCCTCTGGGACATCGGTCACACCACCCGCATCGGGACGGAGTCACCCATGGAGACCTTTGCGGCTCTCGGGTCCCGAATTCCCTGCGTGCACCTGAAGGATGCGATCTTCGACGAGAATCAGGAATTCGCCATGAAGGACGGTTGGCGCTATGCCTTGCCGGGCCGAGGGCAGCTTCCTCTTAAGGAGGCGGTTTCCGTGCTGCAGTCAGTGGGCTACCAAGGGTGGTACGTTTTCGAACACGAGAAGCGCTGGCACGCGGACTTGGAGGAGCCGGAGGTGGCTTTGCCGGCATACGTCGCTTGGATGCGTTCCTTGGGCTAG
- a CDS encoding LacI family DNA-binding transcriptional regulator, with protein MSSKSNKRVSQAQIAREAGCSQALVSLILNGRTKGIAAKSLEKVRRIAAQHGYSPRGMKLDEIVGADPIRTVGYLLRSPLKLANKSNFFSHIHQGLHEHLSQHQIKTVYLGSEDDFTGERHSLSEHLPSALKAIAVMGQINPGLLEELRLVGKPLVYISARATGKCHSVLSNEADSAELLVDHLYELGHRSFAWIGGTPIGRREERLTALKAALKQRGLKLAPSFNIATVEADRNQGFDAAQQIHQTALSKGLEMPTAWIGFNALMARGAINYLFQNGFRIPGDMSFAAFDMTRVCTEERPEITSAGSDPEKIGREAGRIILQAIEEESESLCDLTLPAHLSVRDTTAAAKPAARG; from the coding sequence ATGAGCTCCAAATCTAATAAACGCGTATCCCAAGCCCAAATCGCCCGCGAGGCGGGCTGCTCGCAGGCTCTCGTTTCGCTTATCCTCAACGGCCGCACCAAGGGGATCGCCGCCAAGTCCCTGGAGAAGGTGAGGCGCATCGCCGCCCAGCACGGCTACTCGCCTCGGGGCATGAAGCTCGACGAAATTGTGGGGGCCGACCCCATCCGCACGGTAGGCTATCTCCTCCGCTCCCCCCTGAAGCTGGCGAACAAAAGCAACTTCTTCAGCCACATCCACCAAGGCCTTCACGAGCACCTCAGCCAACACCAAATCAAGACCGTCTACCTCGGCTCCGAGGACGACTTTACCGGCGAACGCCATTCTCTGAGCGAGCACCTTCCAAGCGCCCTCAAGGCGATTGCGGTCATGGGCCAGATCAATCCCGGCCTGCTGGAGGAACTCCGCCTGGTCGGAAAGCCGCTCGTTTACATATCCGCTCGCGCTACCGGCAAGTGCCACTCCGTGCTCTCCAACGAAGCGGATTCCGCCGAGCTCCTGGTTGACCACCTCTACGAACTAGGGCACCGCAGCTTCGCTTGGATCGGCGGCACGCCCATCGGCCGTCGCGAGGAACGCCTGACTGCCCTGAAGGCCGCCCTCAAACAAAGGGGACTGAAGCTGGCTCCCTCTTTCAACATCGCCACCGTGGAGGCCGACCGCAACCAAGGCTTCGACGCCGCCCAGCAAATCCACCAGACCGCCCTCTCGAAGGGACTGGAGATGCCCACCGCCTGGATCGGCTTCAACGCGCTCATGGCCCGCGGAGCCATCAACTACCTCTTCCAAAACGGATTCCGTATTCCCGGCGACATGAGCTTCGCCGCCTTCGATATGACTCGCGTCTGCACCGAGGAGCGGCCTGAAATCACCTCCGCCGGCTCCGACCCGGAAAAGATCGGCAGGGAAGCGGGACGCATCATTTTGCAAGCAATCGAGGAGGAGTCCGAATCGTTGTGCGACCTCACCCTCCCCGCTCACCTCAGCGTGCGAGACACGACCGCGGCCGCCAAGCCCGCCGCCCGAGGGTAG
- a CDS encoding TonB-dependent siderophore receptor has product MKFSPPDLRTSRGSVLGSAVAGSLLVALLAMPSFAQEGEEEVFTLSPFSVTATDEGGYSAAESITGSRIRTRIAELPYAVNVVTNEFLEDFAADSLDDQFAYVSSFAGDEVEGWYQLRGFKQQTQLRNGFTRLGLIDRVTVSRAEVIKGPAAGSYGKINPGGIINIVTKSPSSTPQQEYSVEVGTDDYTRLALATTGPITKDEKLLYRLDSAWLTRDDWGFTGREQFAVSGVLEYNLSENTQFTLEKEYLERAQSRGRSLLPIRDSGGSRDYLRLATELYNYSFLGPDEINDRDIDTTDFRFSHKFSETFSMRAAYNNYDRYFDQFTGYPGEIAIDVDGRDPSEITAEVVMEEGVVRFVEPVNYEIWESGDSFQVDFLKEFNTERIQNRLLVTFDKNEQRDIRVRSRLNRNTTAEQQAMLEERFGIDITNKDLRRNSFFNAMQDRRFDVSNPDYSWIDQQSRDLVRETDTFGIVGDNTDPVGIGVIDTNSDRTVDVEGVFIANQMKALDGDLNINMGVRYDEVTTDLYNAPFSLSSSAQSAPSTTSESVSEETYQFGINYKLAEGLMVYGNTSTSFLPSRDFNTVDPVTGEPLAEAQIFENEKGDGMEIGFKGDGFGDKLSFTLAYFDIKREDVVINVSAPDPNNPGETFTYKAQNGLEQATGYEFDFNFQASRALSITGGIGFVDSEIAITDNAVLEGLPVAEIPDYSANIVMKYSIREGKAKGLFYTFGIRDTGESRYSNSGGRETIIQDGYTLFEGGVGYNWGQDRKHTLQLTAKNIFDEEYTRASAKRGDPQRFIFRYRVKM; this is encoded by the coding sequence ATGAAATTTAGTCCCCCCGACTTGAGGACCTCTCGTGGGTCCGTACTAGGATCGGCCGTTGCCGGTTCTTTGCTCGTCGCCTTGCTGGCGATGCCTAGCTTCGCCCAGGAGGGCGAGGAAGAAGTGTTCACTCTGAGTCCGTTTTCGGTAACGGCTACGGACGAAGGTGGTTACTCGGCTGCGGAGTCGATCACGGGTTCGCGCATTCGGACTCGCATCGCGGAATTGCCCTATGCGGTAAACGTGGTGACGAACGAGTTCTTGGAAGACTTCGCAGCCGACTCCCTCGACGACCAGTTTGCCTATGTCAGCTCCTTTGCGGGCGACGAGGTGGAAGGCTGGTATCAGCTTCGTGGATTCAAGCAGCAGACGCAGTTGCGCAACGGGTTCACGCGTCTCGGTCTCATCGATCGTGTAACGGTATCGCGGGCGGAGGTCATCAAAGGCCCTGCGGCAGGCAGCTATGGCAAGATCAACCCAGGCGGCATCATCAACATCGTCACCAAGTCGCCTTCTTCCACGCCTCAGCAAGAGTACTCGGTGGAAGTGGGCACGGACGACTACACGCGTCTTGCCTTGGCAACTACCGGTCCGATCACCAAGGACGAGAAGCTGCTCTATCGATTGGACAGCGCTTGGCTGACGCGCGACGACTGGGGCTTCACCGGTCGCGAACAGTTTGCCGTCTCTGGCGTACTGGAGTACAACCTTTCCGAGAACACTCAGTTCACCCTGGAGAAGGAGTACCTGGAACGCGCTCAATCGCGCGGGCGTTCGCTTTTGCCGATACGCGATAGCGGAGGCTCTCGCGACTACCTTCGCCTCGCCACGGAGCTCTACAACTACAGCTTCCTCGGCCCGGACGAAATCAACGACCGCGACATCGACACCACCGACTTCCGTTTCTCGCACAAGTTCAGCGAGACCTTTTCGATGCGAGCCGCGTACAACAACTACGATCGCTACTTCGATCAGTTCACAGGCTACCCGGGAGAAATCGCTATCGACGTGGACGGCCGCGATCCGAGCGAAATCACTGCAGAGGTGGTGATGGAGGAGGGCGTTGTTCGCTTCGTCGAACCTGTAAACTACGAGATTTGGGAATCCGGCGATTCCTTCCAGGTCGACTTCCTGAAGGAATTCAACACGGAGCGTATCCAAAACCGACTCTTGGTCACCTTCGACAAGAACGAGCAGCGTGACATCCGCGTGCGTTCGCGCTTGAACCGCAATACCACTGCCGAACAGCAGGCGATGCTGGAAGAGCGTTTCGGCATCGACATTACGAACAAGGACCTGCGCCGCAATTCCTTCTTCAACGCGATGCAGGACCGTCGCTTCGACGTTTCCAATCCCGACTACAGCTGGATCGACCAGCAGTCCCGCGACCTCGTTCGCGAAACGGACACCTTCGGAATTGTGGGTGACAACACCGACCCCGTCGGTATTGGAGTTATTGATACAAATTCCGACCGTACAGTTGATGTGGAAGGCGTGTTCATCGCGAACCAGATGAAGGCTCTCGACGGCGACTTGAATATCAACATGGGCGTTCGCTATGACGAAGTGACGACCGATCTCTACAACGCACCGTTCAGCTTGAGCTCCTCCGCGCAAAGCGCGCCCAGCACCACGAGCGAATCCGTTTCCGAAGAAACCTACCAGTTCGGCATCAACTACAAGCTTGCCGAAGGCTTGATGGTTTACGGAAACACCAGCACCTCCTTCTTGCCGAGCCGCGACTTCAATACGGTTGATCCGGTCACGGGCGAGCCGCTCGCCGAAGCTCAGATCTTTGAAAACGAGAAGGGCGACGGAATGGAGATTGGCTTTAAGGGGGACGGCTTCGGCGACAAGCTAAGCTTCACGCTGGCCTACTTCGACATCAAGCGCGAGGATGTGGTCATCAACGTCAGCGCGCCGGATCCGAACAATCCGGGAGAAACCTTCACTTACAAGGCGCAAAACGGTTTGGAGCAAGCGACGGGTTACGAGTTTGACTTCAACTTCCAAGCGTCTCGGGCCCTTAGCATTACCGGTGGTATTGGATTTGTGGATTCGGAAATTGCGATCACGGACAATGCGGTCCTTGAAGGATTGCCAGTAGCGGAGATTCCTGACTACAGCGCCAATATCGTAATGAAGTACTCGATCCGCGAGGGGAAGGCCAAGGGCTTGTTCTATACCTTCGGCATTCGCGACACCGGCGAGTCTCGCTACTCGAACTCGGGCGGCCGCGAAACGATTATCCAAGACGGTTACACGCTCTTCGAAGGTGGCGTTGGCTACAACTGGGGACAGGATCGCAAGCACACCTTGCAGCTGACCGCCAAGAACATCTTCGACGAGGAATACACGCGAGCCTCTGCCAAGCGGGGTGATCCGCAGCGATTCATTTTCCGCTACCGCGTGAAGATGTAG
- a CDS encoding DUF4955 domain-containing protein, whose protein sequence is MKYISTLALSASILYLNACTSEGKQSVLWKEFAQAKARGEAGVLPDYSYAGYDFLESPIPEGPGPIFEVEAFGAKPDDGQSDRDAVQAALDAASVAGGVVRFNNGRYLLNTTGGSEKPLRLSKGNVVIRGAGSGEEGTQLVFERHLEPEFPDRMYSTPFVLHIEPSTTEEKTLSKVLGRSERGSFELSVTNPQAFAAGDWITLRLQDPKAVPSVFGDRPVQPDWERLKTQGIGVSERHQIVSVEGSRLALRAPLQTTVDAVFDWTVCDYPALEEIGIEGLRFVGGWKGSFVHHRSALDDGGWSGIRVRSVRNGWIRDVVMNDWNYGIRLDDCSAFSVLRVRFGGTLGHHAMHARGGYGVLFGLIEDRAGHYHGPGVGYMSASTVFWRCEHTPNNSFDAHSTGPYATLLDACRGGWMYGRSGGPLKGMPNHLRGLTVWNFERTGGKETEFNFWRQEYNKRDLFLDANFVGFHGIETKFNEASLGAIESLGSPVKPESLFEAQLSLRLGGLPEHLEKELALWGASSSEN, encoded by the coding sequence ATGAAGTACATTTCGACACTGGCGCTTTCTGCCTCGATTCTCTACCTCAATGCTTGCACGAGCGAGGGGAAGCAATCGGTCTTGTGGAAGGAGTTCGCGCAGGCGAAGGCGCGCGGCGAAGCGGGCGTTTTGCCGGACTATTCCTATGCGGGCTACGATTTCTTGGAGTCACCCATTCCAGAAGGTCCAGGCCCTATCTTCGAGGTAGAAGCCTTCGGGGCGAAGCCGGACGATGGCCAATCGGATCGCGATGCGGTTCAGGCCGCCCTCGATGCGGCGTCTGTCGCAGGTGGCGTGGTACGTTTCAATAACGGTCGTTATTTGTTGAATACAACTGGAGGATCGGAGAAGCCGCTTCGTTTGAGCAAGGGAAACGTGGTGATTCGAGGCGCGGGGTCTGGAGAAGAGGGGACGCAGCTGGTGTTCGAGCGGCATTTGGAGCCAGAGTTTCCGGATCGGATGTACTCGACCCCGTTCGTGCTCCATATCGAACCGTCGACGACGGAAGAAAAAACGCTGTCGAAGGTGCTTGGAAGATCCGAGCGTGGCTCCTTCGAGCTAAGCGTCACGAATCCGCAGGCGTTCGCTGCGGGAGACTGGATTACCTTGCGACTGCAGGATCCGAAAGCGGTGCCGTCCGTATTTGGAGATCGTCCCGTCCAGCCGGATTGGGAAAGGCTGAAGACCCAAGGGATTGGCGTTTCCGAACGGCATCAAATTGTGAGCGTTGAGGGGAGTCGGCTCGCCTTGCGCGCTCCCTTGCAGACGACGGTTGACGCCGTTTTTGATTGGACGGTATGCGACTATCCCGCTTTGGAGGAAATCGGAATCGAGGGGCTTCGCTTCGTGGGCGGCTGGAAGGGGAGCTTCGTTCACCACCGCAGTGCCTTGGACGATGGCGGCTGGAGCGGCATACGAGTGCGCAGTGTCAGGAATGGATGGATACGCGACGTAGTGATGAATGACTGGAACTATGGGATCCGCCTAGACGATTGTTCCGCTTTCAGTGTTTTGCGAGTGCGTTTCGGTGGGACGCTGGGGCATCACGCCATGCATGCTCGAGGCGGTTACGGCGTTCTCTTCGGGTTAATTGAAGATAGGGCGGGGCATTATCACGGTCCTGGAGTCGGGTACATGAGCGCGTCGACCGTTTTTTGGCGTTGCGAGCACACGCCCAACAACTCTTTCGATGCCCATTCTACGGGGCCGTATGCGACCTTGCTGGATGCTTGCCGCGGTGGTTGGATGTACGGTCGTAGTGGAGGTCCGCTCAAGGGCATGCCGAATCACCTGCGCGGCTTGACCGTTTGGAATTTCGAGCGAACGGGCGGAAAAGAAACTGAATTCAATTTTTGGAGACAGGAATACAACAAGCGCGACCTGTTTCTCGATGCGAACTTCGTGGGATTTCACGGAATCGAAACTAAATTTAACGAAGCTAGCCTAGGTGCGATAGAAAGCCTCGGTTCGCCGGTAAAACCAGAATCGCTCTTCGAGGCTCAGCTTTCCCTTCGCTTGGGTGGATTGCCTGAGCATTTGGAGAAGGAACTTGCCCTTTGGGGTGCGAGCTCCTCCGAAAATTAG